The Listeria monocytogenes genome window below encodes:
- the xerC gene encoding tyrosine recombinase XerC has protein sequence MTQEGKLEQQFLDYLHSERNYSVNTSTAYENDLLDFRRFLNEQAIEAYQQVTFLDVRIYLTELKQKSFSRTTVARKISSLRSFYTFLLRENVITENPFTYVSHAKNQLRLPKFFYSEEMEALFQVVYEDNETLTLRDRVLLEVLYGTGIRVSECAGILLPDLDTSYQAILIRGKGNKERYVPFGVYAEDAITDYLPKRIELMIRYKKSHDALLVNHYGDPLTTRGIRYCLTKIISKASLTRKIHPHMLRHTFATDLLNNGADMRTVQELLGHASLSSTQIYTHVTKEHLKSTYMKHHPRA, from the coding sequence ATGACACAAGAGGGGAAGTTAGAGCAACAATTTCTTGACTATCTTCACTCAGAACGCAATTATTCAGTGAACACTAGTACGGCATATGAAAATGATTTACTCGATTTTCGCCGTTTTCTAAATGAACAAGCAATTGAGGCGTATCAGCAAGTTACTTTTCTAGATGTACGGATTTATTTGACAGAATTAAAACAAAAATCTTTTTCTCGAACAACTGTCGCTAGGAAAATTTCGAGTTTACGGAGTTTTTACACTTTTCTTTTAAGAGAGAATGTTATTACTGAAAATCCGTTTACTTATGTATCACATGCGAAAAATCAGTTAAGGCTTCCCAAATTTTTCTATTCAGAAGAAATGGAAGCTTTGTTTCAAGTGGTTTATGAAGATAATGAAACGCTTACACTGCGAGACCGAGTACTCTTGGAGGTATTATATGGTACCGGAATTCGGGTAAGTGAATGTGCTGGGATACTGTTGCCTGACTTAGATACATCTTATCAAGCAATTCTTATTCGCGGAAAAGGGAATAAAGAACGCTATGTGCCATTCGGCGTTTATGCAGAAGATGCGATTACAGATTATTTGCCAAAACGCATAGAGCTTATGATTCGCTATAAAAAGTCTCATGATGCTTTACTTGTCAATCATTACGGTGACCCTTTGACAACAAGAGGTATTAGGTATTGTTTAACGAAAATAATTAGCAAAGCTTCATTAACTCGAAAGATACATCCGCATATGTTACGCCATACATTCGCAACGGACTTACTTAATAACGGGGCGGATATGCGAACTGTACAGGAGTTGCTTGGACATGCTAGCTTATCATCCACCCAGATCTATACGCACGTGACAAAAGAGCACTTAAAGTCTACTTATATGAAACATCATCCTAGGGCTTAA
- the hslV gene encoding ATP-dependent protease subunit HslV, which translates to MDLHATTIFAVQHDGKAAMAGDGQVTLGESVVMKHTAKKVRRLFHDKVIAGFAGSVADAFTLFEKFEAKLNEYNGNLERASVELAQQWRSDSVLRKLEAMLIVMDKDTLLLVSGTGEVIEPDDGILAIGSGGNYALAAGRALKRHNGGQMEAKDIARHALEIASEICVFTNDHITVEEL; encoded by the coding sequence ATGGATTTACATGCTACAACAATATTTGCAGTTCAACATGACGGTAAAGCGGCGATGGCTGGAGACGGTCAAGTGACGCTTGGTGAATCGGTTGTAATGAAACATACCGCCAAAAAAGTTCGCCGTCTTTTTCATGATAAAGTAATAGCTGGATTTGCAGGTTCTGTCGCAGATGCTTTTACATTATTTGAAAAATTTGAAGCAAAATTGAACGAATATAATGGTAACTTAGAAAGGGCATCTGTCGAACTAGCGCAACAATGGCGTAGTGACAGTGTTTTAAGAAAATTAGAAGCTATGCTAATCGTGATGGACAAAGATACACTACTTTTAGTTTCAGGAACAGGGGAAGTCATTGAACCAGATGATGGTATTTTAGCTATTGGTTCTGGAGGTAATTATGCGCTAGCAGCCGGTCGAGCACTTAAAAGACATAATGGTGGTCAAATGGAAGCAAAGGATATCGCTCGTCATGCGCTAGAAATCGCTTCTGAAATTTGTGTGTTTACAAATGATCATATTACAGTAGAAGAGCTTTGA
- the hslU gene encoding ATP-dependent protease ATPase subunit HslU, whose translation MTNLTLMNQLTPKQIVEKLDQYIIGQTGAKKSVAVALRNRYRRQLMDESIRDEIIPKNILMIGPTGVGKTEIARRIAKIVRAPFSKVEATKFTEVGYVGRDVESMVRDLVEVSVRLVKEEKMQLVRVKAEKNAEKRLIKLLAPSQKKKQTTSQNPLEALFGGMNQPDESAEEEVDQELKNKRSQIEWRLQNGELDDEIVTVEVKEQQNPMLDMMRGAGMDQMNGMQDALSGMFPAKKKKRKVSVREAKKILFEDEASKLIDADELAAEGIHRAEQMGMIFIDEIDKIASKEGGGNAQVSREGVQRDILPIVEGSQISTKYGTVNTEYILFIAAGAFHMSKPSDLIPELQGRFPIRIELDKLTQEDFYKILTEPDNALIKQYKALLKTEGIDLIFTKEAVERIAEIAFQVNQDSDNIGARRLHTILEKLLEDLLFEAPEINMESIKVTENYVNEKLAPIMQNKDLTQFIL comes from the coding sequence TTGACAAATCTAACGTTAATGAACCAGTTGACACCAAAGCAAATTGTTGAAAAACTGGATCAATATATTATTGGACAAACCGGAGCGAAGAAATCTGTTGCAGTCGCACTAAGAAATCGTTACCGTAGACAATTAATGGATGAATCAATCCGTGATGAAATTATTCCGAAAAACATTCTGATGATTGGACCAACAGGTGTTGGTAAAACAGAAATAGCACGCCGAATTGCCAAAATTGTTCGCGCACCTTTTTCCAAAGTTGAGGCTACTAAATTTACGGAAGTTGGTTATGTCGGTCGAGATGTGGAATCAATGGTTCGTGATTTAGTGGAAGTATCCGTTCGTTTAGTAAAAGAAGAAAAAATGCAATTAGTTCGTGTGAAAGCTGAAAAAAATGCAGAAAAACGTCTAATTAAACTTTTAGCGCCAAGCCAAAAGAAAAAACAAACAACTTCACAAAATCCATTAGAAGCCCTTTTTGGCGGTATGAATCAACCGGATGAATCTGCTGAAGAAGAGGTAGATCAAGAATTAAAGAACAAACGAAGCCAAATCGAATGGCGCCTTCAAAATGGGGAGCTTGATGATGAAATCGTAACAGTAGAAGTGAAAGAGCAACAAAACCCAATGCTTGATATGATGCGTGGCGCTGGAATGGATCAAATGAACGGAATGCAAGATGCACTTTCTGGCATGTTTCCAGCGAAAAAGAAAAAACGCAAAGTATCCGTCCGAGAAGCGAAGAAGATTCTGTTTGAAGATGAAGCATCTAAACTAATTGATGCAGATGAACTTGCTGCAGAAGGAATTCATCGTGCGGAACAAATGGGTATGATTTTTATCGACGAAATTGATAAAATTGCTAGTAAAGAAGGCGGTGGAAATGCCCAAGTTTCGCGGGAAGGTGTCCAAAGAGATATTCTTCCTATCGTGGAGGGGTCGCAAATTTCTACTAAATATGGTACAGTCAACACGGAGTACATTTTATTTATTGCAGCAGGGGCTTTCCATATGTCTAAACCAAGCGATTTGATTCCTGAGCTTCAAGGTCGTTTTCCAATTAGAATTGAGCTGGACAAATTAACACAAGAAGATTTCTACAAAATTTTAACAGAGCCAGACAATGCACTCATTAAACAATACAAAGCTTTACTGAAAACAGAAGGAATTGACTTGATTTTCACCAAAGAAGCTGTAGAAAGAATTGCCGAGATTGCATTCCAAGTTAACCAAGATTCAGATAATATCGGAGCAAGAAGACTTCATACCATTTTAGAAAAATTACTAGAAGATTTACTATTTGAAGCACCAGAAATCAATATGGAATCTATTAAAGTAACCGAAAACTATGTTAATGAAAAACTTGCACCAATTATGCAGAATAAAGATTTAACACAATTTATTTTATAA
- the codY gene encoding GTP-sensing pleiotropic transcriptional regulator CodY translates to MTLLEKTRKINAMLQNAAGKTVNFKEMADTLTDVIEANTYIVSRKGKLLGYSEALPIENDRMKQMLTERQFPEEYTQSLFNVGETSSNLEVSSQYTAFPIENSELFTKGLTTIVPIVGGGERLGTLILSRLESNFTDDDLLLAEYGGTVVGMEILHEKAEEIEEEARSRAVVQMAISSLSYSELEAIEHIFDELNGKEGLLVASKIADRVGITRSVIVNALRKLESAGVIDSRSLGMKGTFIRVLNDKFLVELEKLKNN, encoded by the coding sequence ATGACTTTATTAGAAAAAACAAGAAAAATTAATGCTATGTTACAAAACGCTGCAGGAAAAACAGTAAACTTCAAAGAAATGGCAGATACACTTACAGACGTCATTGAAGCAAACACATATATCGTAAGCCGCAAAGGTAAGTTACTAGGTTATTCTGAAGCTCTTCCAATTGAAAATGATCGTATGAAACAAATGCTGACAGAACGTCAATTTCCTGAAGAATATACACAAAGTCTTTTCAATGTAGGCGAAACTTCTTCTAACTTAGAAGTATCAAGCCAATATACTGCTTTTCCAATCGAAAACAGTGAATTATTCACCAAAGGTTTAACAACTATCGTACCTATCGTTGGTGGTGGTGAGCGTCTTGGAACACTTATCCTATCTCGCTTAGAAAGCAATTTCACTGATGATGATTTACTTTTAGCGGAATATGGTGGAACAGTTGTTGGAATGGAAATCTTGCATGAAAAAGCAGAAGAAATTGAAGAAGAAGCTCGTAGCCGTGCCGTTGTACAAATGGCGATTAGCTCTCTTTCTTACAGTGAATTAGAAGCTATTGAGCATATTTTCGATGAGTTGAATGGTAAAGAAGGTCTTCTTGTTGCCTCTAAAATCGCGGACCGTGTCGGCATTACACGTTCTGTAATCGTAAACGCACTTCGTAAATTAGAAAGTGCAGGCGTTATTGATTCTCGCTCTCTAGGAATGAAAGGAACATTTATCCGTGTACTAAATGATAAATTCCTTGTAGAATTAGAAAAACTAAAAAATAACTAA
- a CDS encoding acyl-CoA thioesterase, whose translation MEIAETTIEVRYAETDQMGVVYHNNYLVWMEIGRTRLIEKLGFRYFDMEEAGYLSPVLDVHIHYGKPLRYGQKAVVKTWIKGYDGLRVTYGYEICYEETKEIAITGETQHVCVTKEDFRPVSLRRTFPNWHEAYLKALE comes from the coding sequence ATGGAAATTGCTGAAACAACTATTGAAGTACGCTACGCAGAAACCGACCAAATGGGTGTTGTATATCATAACAATTACCTTGTATGGATGGAAATCGGCCGAACGAGATTAATTGAAAAATTAGGTTTTCGTTATTTTGATATGGAAGAAGCAGGTTATCTTTCTCCGGTATTAGATGTGCATATTCATTACGGAAAACCACTGCGCTACGGACAGAAGGCAGTTGTAAAAACATGGATAAAAGGGTATGATGGACTTCGTGTTACTTATGGTTATGAGATTTGCTATGAGGAGACGAAGGAAATAGCTATTACAGGTGAAACACAGCATGTATGCGTAACGAAGGAAGATTTTCGCCCCGTATCGTTAAGAAGAACATTTCCGAATTGGCATGAAGCCTATCTAAAAGCTTTAGAATAA
- a CDS encoding aldose 1-epimerase family protein: MIKLENEVLLVEMKTAGAELTRIFHKDTGLEYLWNADSKFWGRHSPVLFPTVGRLVDDTYLVDGKQYHLGQHGFARDRDFQVIEQTENTVRFELDADEDSLAIYPYKFKLSIVYTIEKNTVAVSYEVENTDNKRIYFSIGAHPAFHLPLTDGTTFEDYYLDFGTEENLETLCLEGPYRSGEIKKIVDEPARYLPLSYDLFKNDALIFEALKQKEMTIKSEKTPHYVKVSFPEFPFVGVWTAKAGTPFLCIEPWYGIADGAGESVELRDKAGIEHLEPEAVFASEYEITVG, from the coding sequence ATGATCAAACTGGAAAATGAAGTATTACTTGTAGAGATGAAAACAGCGGGAGCAGAATTAACGCGAATCTTCCACAAAGATACAGGACTTGAGTATTTATGGAATGCTGATAGCAAGTTTTGGGGCCGTCATTCTCCTGTTCTATTTCCAACAGTTGGAAGACTTGTAGATGATACTTACTTAGTTGATGGCAAGCAGTATCACTTAGGACAACATGGCTTTGCTCGAGATCGTGATTTTCAAGTAATCGAACAAACCGAAAACACTGTACGCTTTGAACTAGATGCAGATGAGGATTCATTAGCTATTTATCCGTATAAATTTAAATTATCTATCGTATATACGATAGAAAAAAATACGGTAGCTGTATCGTATGAAGTTGAAAATACAGATAACAAGCGAATTTATTTCTCTATTGGTGCACATCCGGCCTTTCATTTACCATTAACAGATGGGACGACATTTGAAGATTATTATTTGGATTTCGGTACAGAAGAGAATTTAGAAACACTTTGTTTAGAAGGACCATATCGCAGCGGCGAAATTAAAAAGATTGTCGATGAACCAGCACGTTATTTACCACTGAGTTATGATTTATTTAAAAATGATGCACTTATTTTTGAAGCACTAAAACAAAAAGAAATGACCATCAAATCAGAAAAAACACCTCATTATGTAAAAGTATCTTTTCCAGAATTCCCATTTGTTGGAGTGTGGACGGCAAAAGCAGGAACACCATTCTTATGTATTGAACCTTGGTACGGAATTGCGGATGGTGCAGGAGAATCTGTTGAACTGCGAGATAAAGCGGGGATAGAGCATTTAGAGCCAGAAGCAGTCTTTGCTTCCGAATATGAAATTACAGTAGGTTAA
- the plsY gene encoding glycerol-3-phosphate 1-O-acyltransferase PlsY has protein sequence MTINLILLSLLAYVIGSIPSGLWIGKIFYKKDIRDFGSGNLGATNSFRVLGIKAGSIVTVMDILKGTVATLLPFFFQLNVDHHFWLLTGAFAIIGHSFPLFAGFRGGKAVATSAGVILAYAPLLFVAALVVFLVTLKLSKYVSLSSMVGALAALIISLFMGDWILIILVACITLFVIWRHRANITRIRNGEEPKIKWM, from the coding sequence ATGACAATTAACTTAATTCTGCTTTCTTTATTAGCCTATGTGATTGGTTCGATACCATCTGGTTTATGGATTGGCAAAATTTTTTACAAAAAAGATATTCGCGATTTTGGTAGCGGTAATTTGGGCGCGACAAATTCATTCCGTGTTCTCGGAATCAAAGCCGGTAGTATCGTGACAGTGATGGATATTTTAAAAGGGACTGTCGCAACGTTACTTCCATTTTTCTTTCAATTGAATGTAGACCATCACTTTTGGTTGTTAACAGGAGCATTTGCAATTATTGGGCATAGTTTCCCGCTTTTTGCAGGATTCAGAGGCGGAAAAGCAGTTGCTACTTCTGCAGGTGTCATCCTCGCCTATGCGCCATTACTATTTGTAGCCGCACTTGTAGTCTTCTTAGTTACACTTAAACTTAGCAAATATGTATCGCTCAGCTCAATGGTCGGGGCACTTGCAGCATTAATTATTTCTCTTTTCATGGGAGACTGGATTTTAATTATTCTTGTTGCTTGTATTACGCTTTTTGTCATCTGGCGTCACCGAGCAAATATCACGCGGATTCGTAACGGAGAAGAACCTAAAATAAAATGGATGTAA
- a CDS encoding CoA-binding protein, whose product MQNPTKEEIQHILKKAKVIAVVGLSDKPDRTSYRVSQIMQQAGYKIIPVNPNADEILGEKAVKRLTDIEEHVDIVNVFRRSEFLPEIAEAFDQIDADVFWAQLGIANQEAFDFLTEKGYPTVMDYCIKVAYQEMD is encoded by the coding sequence ATGCAAAATCCAACAAAAGAAGAAATTCAGCATATCTTAAAGAAGGCAAAAGTAATCGCAGTCGTTGGTTTGAGTGATAAACCAGACCGCACAAGTTACCGAGTGAGTCAGATCATGCAACAAGCAGGGTACAAAATTATACCAGTGAACCCTAATGCAGACGAAATTCTTGGCGAAAAAGCCGTCAAGCGCTTGACAGATATCGAGGAACATGTGGATATTGTCAATGTCTTTCGTCGCTCAGAGTTTTTACCTGAAATAGCGGAGGCTTTTGACCAAATAGATGCAGATGTATTTTGGGCGCAGCTTGGCATAGCTAATCAGGAAGCATTTGATTTTTTGACAGAAAAAGGATATCCTACTGTCATGGATTATTGCATTAAGGTTGCTTATCAAGAAATGGATTAA
- the parE gene encoding DNA topoisomerase IV subunit B — protein MNRNAYNDDSIQVLEGLEAVRKRPAMYIGSTDVRGLHHLVYEIVDNSVDETLAGFGKKIVVTLHEDGSVSVSDEGRGMPVGMHKTGKPTVEVILTVLHAGGKFGQEGGYKTSGGLHGVGSSVVNALSEWLVVTINRDGATYQQKFKDGGKPDGTLKKIGKSKATGTTIRFKPDPAIFPTTSFNYETLSERLRESAFLLKGMLIELIDERVGMAEVFHFEEGVKNFVEYINEGKDVLHPVASFEGENATIEVEMAFQFNDGYSENILSFVNNVRTRGAGSHESGMKAAMTRIFNDYARRVNLLKEKDKNLEGSDIREGLSAVLSIRVPEKILQFEGQTKEKLGTQEARQAVDAVVAEHLAYFLAENPETSSLLVKKAVKAREAREAARKAREETRNGKKKKRSETLLSGKLTPAQSRNPNKNELYLVEGDSAGGSAKQGRDRRFQAILPLRGKVINTEKAKLQDILKNEEISTIIHTVGAGVGTEFDVEDCNYDKVVIMTDADTDGAHIQVLLLTFFYRYMRPLVEAGKVFIALPPLYKVSRGSGKKEVIEYAWTDEELDAAIQKIGKGYMIQRYKGLGEMNADQLWETTMNPDTRTLIRVRVDDSARAERRVATLMGDKVEPRRQWIEKHVEFSMEDSQNILENENMMVEEAKDI, from the coding sequence ATGAATCGGAATGCGTATAATGATGATTCTATTCAGGTGCTTGAAGGACTGGAAGCGGTCCGGAAACGCCCAGCGATGTATATCGGTTCAACAGATGTACGCGGGCTGCACCATTTAGTATATGAAATAGTGGACAACTCGGTCGATGAGACCCTTGCAGGTTTTGGTAAGAAAATAGTTGTGACACTTCATGAGGATGGCAGTGTTAGTGTTAGCGACGAAGGTCGTGGGATGCCTGTTGGAATGCACAAAACAGGTAAGCCGACGGTAGAAGTTATTTTAACTGTTCTTCATGCTGGCGGGAAGTTCGGCCAAGAAGGGGGCTATAAAACAAGTGGTGGACTTCACGGAGTTGGTTCATCCGTTGTAAATGCGCTCTCGGAATGGTTAGTAGTTACAATTAACCGTGACGGTGCAACCTACCAACAAAAATTTAAAGACGGCGGAAAGCCAGATGGAACTCTGAAAAAAATCGGTAAATCAAAAGCCACTGGGACAACGATTCGCTTTAAACCAGATCCAGCAATTTTTCCAACAACTTCATTTAACTATGAAACATTATCTGAACGTTTAAGAGAATCAGCATTTCTTTTAAAAGGGATGTTAATTGAATTAATTGACGAGCGCGTTGGTATGGCAGAGGTTTTCCACTTTGAAGAAGGTGTGAAGAACTTTGTTGAATACATTAATGAAGGCAAAGATGTGCTTCACCCCGTAGCTAGTTTTGAAGGCGAAAATGCGACCATTGAAGTAGAAATGGCGTTTCAATTCAATGATGGTTATTCTGAAAATATCTTGAGTTTCGTTAATAATGTTCGGACTCGTGGCGCAGGTTCCCATGAATCAGGAATGAAAGCTGCAATGACGCGGATTTTCAATGACTATGCTCGTCGTGTGAATCTTTTGAAAGAAAAAGATAAAAATCTCGAAGGTAGCGATATTCGCGAAGGTCTATCAGCTGTACTTTCTATTCGCGTTCCAGAAAAAATCCTTCAATTCGAAGGTCAAACAAAAGAAAAATTAGGGACACAGGAAGCGCGCCAGGCGGTTGATGCGGTTGTGGCAGAACATTTAGCTTACTTCCTTGCCGAAAACCCAGAAACAAGCTCTCTTCTTGTTAAAAAGGCAGTTAAAGCCCGCGAAGCAAGAGAAGCTGCAAGAAAAGCACGTGAAGAGACACGTAACGGCAAGAAAAAGAAACGTTCCGAAACACTTCTTTCTGGAAAGTTAACCCCAGCACAATCACGAAACCCTAATAAAAATGAACTTTACCTAGTCGAAGGTGACTCGGCGGGAGGATCTGCCAAACAAGGTCGTGATCGTCGTTTCCAAGCAATTTTGCCACTTCGAGGAAAAGTAATCAATACAGAAAAAGCAAAACTACAAGATATCTTAAAAAATGAAGAAATTAGCACGATTATCCATACAGTTGGCGCGGGAGTGGGTACGGAGTTCGATGTAGAAGATTGTAACTATGACAAAGTAGTTATCATGACCGATGCCGACACCGATGGCGCCCATATTCAAGTATTACTTCTGACATTTTTCTATCGTTACATGCGCCCGCTTGTTGAAGCAGGTAAAGTATTTATTGCGTTACCGCCACTTTACAAAGTAAGCCGTGGTTCTGGTAAAAAAGAAGTAATCGAATACGCATGGACAGATGAAGAATTAGATGCTGCCATCCAAAAAATTGGTAAAGGCTACATGATTCAACGTTACAAAGGTCTTGGTGAGATGAATGCTGACCAACTTTGGGAAACAACGATGAATCCTGATACACGTACGTTAATTCGTGTACGAGTGGATGATTCTGCGCGGGCTGAACGCCGCGTGGCAACACTGATGGGCGACAAAGTAGAACCAAGACGACAATGGATTGAAAAGCATGTCGAGTTTTCTATGGAAGATAGCCAAAATATTTTAGAAAATGAAAACATGATGGTTGAGGAGGCGAAAGACATTTGA
- the parC gene encoding DNA topoisomerase IV subunit A: protein MSNPEQHIQDLALEEVMGDRFGRYSKYIIQERALPDVRDGLKPVQRRILFAMNVEGNTAEKGFRKSAKTVGNVIGNYHPHGDSSVYEAMVRMSQDWKVRNMLIEMHGNNGSVDGDPPAAMRYTEARLSPISAELLRDIEKETVDFIPNFDDTSSEPTVLPARFPNLLVNGSTGISAGYATDIPPHNLTEIIEAVIKRLDNPLSTTDDIMKIVKGPDFPTGGIIQGIDGIRKAYQTGKGRVVVRSKTEIEDIRGGRKQITIHEIPYEVNKANLVKRMDELRIEKKIEGISEVRDETDRTGLRIAVELKKDANAEGVLNYLFKNTDLQVSYNFNMVAINKKRPELMGIIPMLDAYIEHQKEIITKRSEYDIRKARARQHILEGLIKALSILDEVIKLIRGSKDKRDAKLNLQTNYDFSEKQAEAIVSLQLYRLTNTDIHELQSEAKSLAEQISVLEKILGDEAELIAVFKEELAEIKKKYKTARRTEVQAEITEIKIDTEVLVANEDVIVSVTKEGYVKRTSQRSYAASNGAELAMKEADHAIFIQKMNSLASLLLFTSKGNFIYRPVHELPDIRWKNLGDHVSHLASDLSAGEEIRSVIAIQAFTEEQRFLFVTKNGMTKQSAITNYKPQRYSKSMMAIKLKGDDELLSVHLIDGTEDIFLATKNGYGLRYAVAEIPESGARTAGVKAINLKQDDMVIGGVVLMPNEQKHILLATQRGSLKQMKASEFEPISRAKRGLLMLRELKSNPHRFIGITLADNNDHLFIETNTDQIVEIDVANLRITDRYSNGSFVLDETMEGEPTSIWLAIPEIKDTTDAKDE, encoded by the coding sequence TTGAGTAATCCAGAACAACATATCCAAGACTTAGCGCTAGAAGAAGTTATGGGCGACCGTTTTGGTAGATATAGTAAATATATTATTCAAGAACGTGCGCTTCCAGATGTTCGTGACGGACTGAAACCAGTACAACGTCGTATTTTATTCGCAATGAATGTCGAAGGAAATACTGCTGAGAAAGGTTTCCGTAAATCTGCCAAAACAGTCGGAAACGTTATCGGTAACTACCATCCACATGGTGACTCTTCGGTTTACGAAGCAATGGTACGAATGAGTCAAGACTGGAAAGTACGTAACATGCTGATTGAAATGCATGGTAATAACGGTAGTGTCGACGGGGATCCGCCTGCAGCAATGCGTTATACAGAAGCGCGACTTTCTCCAATTTCAGCAGAACTTTTACGCGATATTGAAAAAGAAACAGTCGATTTTATTCCTAACTTTGATGATACATCCAGTGAGCCAACTGTTTTACCAGCCCGTTTTCCAAACCTTTTAGTGAATGGTTCTACTGGTATTTCTGCTGGTTACGCAACAGACATTCCGCCGCATAATTTAACAGAAATCATCGAAGCTGTTATTAAACGATTAGATAACCCACTTTCCACAACGGATGATATTATGAAAATTGTCAAAGGTCCTGATTTTCCTACAGGTGGGATTATTCAAGGGATTGATGGTATTCGTAAAGCCTATCAAACCGGGAAAGGACGCGTTGTTGTTCGTTCTAAAACAGAAATTGAAGATATTCGTGGCGGTAGAAAACAAATTACAATTCATGAAATTCCATATGAAGTAAATAAAGCTAATTTAGTTAAACGTATGGATGAACTTCGTATTGAGAAAAAAATTGAAGGTATTTCAGAAGTACGCGATGAAACTGACCGTACAGGACTTCGTATTGCTGTCGAGCTGAAAAAAGACGCCAATGCAGAAGGTGTTCTGAACTATCTATTCAAAAATACAGATTTACAAGTGAGTTATAATTTCAACATGGTTGCTATAAATAAAAAACGTCCGGAATTAATGGGTATTATCCCGATGCTTGATGCATATATTGAACACCAAAAAGAAATTATTACGAAGCGCTCCGAATACGATATCCGTAAAGCACGTGCTCGCCAACATATTTTAGAAGGTTTAATTAAAGCACTGTCTATTTTAGATGAAGTCATCAAATTAATTCGAGGGTCAAAAGACAAACGAGATGCAAAATTAAATCTCCAAACAAACTATGATTTCAGCGAAAAACAAGCAGAAGCAATTGTATCTCTACAACTATATCGTTTAACAAATACAGATATACACGAACTTCAAAGTGAAGCAAAATCCCTAGCAGAACAAATTAGTGTTCTTGAAAAAATTCTAGGTGATGAAGCAGAACTTATCGCTGTATTTAAAGAAGAGCTGGCAGAAATTAAGAAAAAATATAAAACTGCTCGCCGTACAGAAGTACAAGCAGAAATCACAGAAATCAAAATCGATACAGAAGTACTTGTTGCGAATGAAGATGTGATTGTTTCCGTGACGAAAGAAGGCTATGTGAAACGCACAAGTCAGCGTTCTTATGCTGCATCAAATGGTGCGGAACTAGCCATGAAGGAAGCAGATCATGCCATCTTTATCCAAAAAATGAATTCACTTGCTTCGCTTTTGTTATTCACAAGCAAAGGGAATTTCATTTATCGACCTGTGCATGAGCTACCGGATATACGCTGGAAAAATCTTGGTGATCATGTGAGTCACTTGGCCAGTGACTTATCGGCAGGAGAAGAAATTCGTTCTGTTATTGCAATCCAAGCCTTCACAGAAGAACAACGCTTTTTATTCGTTACCAAAAATGGTATGACTAAGCAATCAGCTATTACAAACTACAAACCACAGCGCTACTCTAAATCTATGATGGCGATTAAATTAAAAGGTGACGATGAACTGTTAAGTGTTCATTTGATTGATGGCACAGAAGATATTTTCTTAGCGACCAAAAATGGTTACGGTCTTCGTTACGCCGTTGCTGAAATTCCAGAATCAGGTGCAAGAACAGCTGGGGTAAAAGCGATTAATCTAAAACAAGATGATATGGTTATTGGCGGTGTAGTCCTTATGCCGAACGAGCAAAAACATATTCTTCTTGCGACGCAGCGTGGCTCACTCAAACAGATGAAAGCCAGTGAATTTGAACCTATTTCAAGAGCGAAACGTGGCTTATTGATGTTACGCGAACTGAAAAGTAATCCACATCGTTTTATTGGTATAACACTTGCTGATAATAACGACCACCTATTTATCGAAACAAACACAGATCAAATTGTCGAAATTGATGTTGCTAATTTACGAATAACAGATCGCTATTCTAACGGATCATTCGTACTAGATGAAACAATGGAAGGTGAACCAACATCTATTTGGTTAGCAATACCTGAAATAAAAGACACAACAGATGCAAAAGACGAATAA